ATTTCTACAGCCTGAGAGTCCGTTCTTGATCAGGATGGCACCGGATCGGGAAGGATCGATGTGAAGTAATGATAAATCGCATCTGTTGATTACCTAAAGCCTTGTCGTAAGCTTCACGGCATATTCAGTGTAATCGCTTTAGAGAAATCACAGTCAAAAGAAGAAATAAGCTGTGACAATTGTAGAACGAAAATATCTTCAGATTTGTGAACCATTTCAGGGCAGGGGCATTATCCCAGTGCGAAACTAATTTGAAAGACGTGAAACGTGCTTGAGCTGCACGAATATATTTGCTTAGTGCTGACTTCACTACAGGTTTTCTAAAGCGCAATTCCTGATCATTACAAacacagaaaataaaagaaaaaaaatcgcagggCAAGAAATCATCTCTTAAGTTGAGAGGAAGcgcctgttgtgtgtgttctttcaGCCCTGGTTTTCTGTGTGTTGCTGTtcgtttagaaaaaaagaaactgaaaaattcTAGacttctgtttgtttttctttgactAGTCCACTGTTGCTCGCAATATTAGGGTCAGCGCGGCAGAACAGCGCAATAAACGCGGCAGTGAACACACAAAACACAGCGCCCTGCGTTCAGTGCcacgttttttgcgctgtttgccacaATGTGCATGAACCAACTAACCCACCTAAAAACCCTTGTGCATTACGATCAGCTTTTATTATACTATACCAACATGTACACACTCCCCGCACATGTCCGTTTGTTTGGTTCGAATGCTTCGAATGGTGCGCTGGTGCAGTATACTGTGTCAACTACTTGCGTAATAAAACTAATGCTTTCATTTATGCGTCTGTTTCCTTTTCTGCTCCCATAtggcgataagaaaaaaaaaacggaaagaagATCGACTGCTTTGGTTACACTATATACATCAGTGTTGTTTAACACTCTCCCACATTGCCTTTTAGCGGGTGAAAATAAAGGATAGTTCATTAAAAACAAATCGCCAGGCCTGCTCCGAacacgcagcactgtcacagtGAAAGCTAGAAGAGCGACCTTTCTAGAGCTTGTTGTCAACTCCCTAAGAGTAACTAGTACCAGTACGCttgtaaggtacccactacgccataaatccctCATaagtccttcataatcatatcgtggttttgggacgttaaaccccagatattattagcatTGTTACGCCATAAGTAATAATTTTTCCAAAGAAGACAACCACCCACTACGTCATCATTGGTCATCCTGCgcagaagcgtggtacccgctgcacatctgtgaGGCAATATGTggactttgtgctgtgactgatgatgatgaagaactaTAACTGAACCCTattgtaatgggttagaatcaTTCAACGAcgaactcgttgcgcaattggcattgtgtgacgcctggttgttattgtactcttctgccacgctaaattacatatgttaacacaatttcatgcccgacatgacgcctatatagTGCCTTTTTGCGGagaagttccaagcaccggagtgggtctgtggtagaatactcgtctGCCCCGCAGAAAGGGCCCGGGTACAAATCCCACCCGCTCATGAATATGTTTTTCtgacttcagtttttttttctttttcgcgcgatagcggtcacggacaccggcggcggcggccgcggtcAACTACGGCGCCGTAACCGGCTGTTGTTgggatctcatagcagcttttgctgtaaaataatGGCTGCATGTTAGCAACGCAGGTGCAAACTATAGTACTGAGCAATACGCCTTTTTTAGATATTACTGCATGGCGCATTGCCCGTTCTTTATTTGCACGTTGTCGTGGTGCAGAAATTGAATTAGAGAAAAGCCTAAAACGCCACAAGCAGACCACAACAAAACGCTCATGGAATGAGTTTACTGTGGTGACGGAAAGCTGTTAGTGTTCAGCACATTAGGTTAACGCCCGCCAAAATTTTCAAACCGCTCTCCACGAAGTTTGAGTATACATCGGGCAACAAAACTCAAAGTGTCAGTCGTCCGTGTTGATAGAATCTGGTACAGAAGCTCGGTTTAtgcacacagtaactattgattTATGAGGTTTTGCATTCTGCGCAAGAACATTGCAGGACCATATGTCTAAAATGATGGGGATACAGCCGCTTCCGCATTGAGAGGTCGCATACTGGCAGGGTGCAACTGCGAGAGGTGTTATTAGGACCCTGAAGTTATTTGACGTGGACTGAGCTCACAATTCAGTGTAGCCGAACAAAATGCTTTAACACATATTTTAAATCCGGCATGATTAATGGATAGCGCGGTGGCTCATGTATTGCTGCAGTAATATTGAAATGAGCAAACACTGAAGCACGTCGTTATTGTCTTTGTGAATACGCTCGTGCAAGTTACTTCCAAgtgtaaaaaaaatgtgcacACTTCTGCTTTTGCCTGCAGGAATGGCTAACCATGAAAATTTCAAAACGTTTGTTACTGAAAGCTGGTGCTCCGTTGCAGGTGCTCCGTCGCCCCGACGGAGCTCCTGCAATGAACAGTGGGCATCACTCGTTCGACATCTGTTTCCATATTATGATACCTGACTTACATGCCTTGCCTTAGCGTGTGCCGCCGTAAGCCCATTCACTAAGCTAAGACGTTTGTTTAACTGGCCATAAGTAATCTTGATGACAAAGCAAGGCAGTAGCAGTTATTTATTGTAGGGCGTCCTAGGTGCATAACAGGTCTGAATATTAAaatgtggtttcactgcagttcATAATATCAGAGGAAAGCTTTCGAAGGTGCAATTTCAGCAAATTTgacagaagaaaaacaagaattcaAGGCCATTCCATCGGGGTACGGAATTATATCCCGCAAGCAATGTCATCTTCATAATTATTTCTATCTTTAGCGATGTCTAACCCCACATTGGTTGCTAGAGCATGATTTTATCTGTTAACATTTGTCAACGTAGTTCACCAACTTTTTCTTTCTACTCAATGCATCGTGTATCTCAACTTGTACAATCGAGTTTTCCCCTTTCTCTTGTCAGGCTGAGCAACTATCTTCTTCCTTTAATTAAAGACACTAAGGGCCTGCATTATAGACAAAAACCTATAAAAAAGCTTTCCGCACGTGGAGGAATTTCAGCTTGCACGCAGGGTCACAGCATTCAGAGCAGCTGCCTTTCTGAGCAAGTTGCTCGACGACATCCGCATAGTAAGCGGAGGAGGGGGTGCGTCTCACGACCACCGTGAACTCGGAGGAAAGCTAAGCCGAGAGAATAGAAGGCGACGAAACAAGAGTCACTGACTTCTAGCGACCTTGCCATACGACTCACGTCCGGCGCCTTTACAAAACTTGAGAGGAGGTGCAGTGCCGTACTGCGTCCGCTGGTCGCTCTTTTATGATACAGCTGACCATGCCGTACCTGAATGTATCATCCAATAATAGCTGGTCACGTTCAATACTCCTTAAAGCATCAGACTAATTCATCTTGGGGACCTGTATAAAAGCAACAGCGCGGGCTGCGAAGGACCATTCTCGTTCTCATCTCGACAAGAGGAACAACAAGCCGCCATGTACACCAAGGTGCAGTGGAGCTCATCTCTGTAGCATTTGTGCCATTCTCTAGTTGTCCGACATCGATGGGGACGAGCGAGGGgcttacacatttttttttctggcgccaTGCATTGCAGGTCTTTCTTTGCTGCCTTCTGGCCGTCGCTGCCTCTGCTCCAGTTGAGGAATACGTGAGTTTTCGTTCAATGTCCACTCATTGTTTACGTTAGCGTCAATGCAAATTATGGGAACTTTACTTTAGAAGTACGGTTTGTTGAGCTCGCCGGTAATCAACACGCCCCGGGAAAATTTAACTTAACGCGGAGTTATGTGGTACTCAGAAGCAGTAAACACAATTCAGCGCCTAATAGAAGAACATAATCTTCTACTACGCACAAACGTCCCATCCATTGAAATGTTTTCTGTGAGAATACAGCATGCCCGAACAGAGGAAAAATGAGTAGACTTCTAACAATGACACTTACATTCCTGCTGTGATTCCTCCGTGCAGCCACCACAGCCATACAGCTTCAGCTACGACACCACCGACGAGTTTGGCACCCGCCTGACCCGCGAGGAGTCCGGTGACGCCAACAACAACAAGGTCGGCTCCTACAGCTACACCGATGCCTCCGGCATCTCCCGTACCGTCAAGTACACCGCCGACGCCGAGGGCTTCCACGTGACCGTCGAGACCAACGAGCCAGGAACCAAGACCTCCAACCCAGCCGATGCCCTGTACACCTCCGCCGCCGTTGAGGTCGCCCCAGCCCCAGCTGCCCCTGTCGTCGCTAAGCCTGTTGTCGCCGCCGTGAAGCCCGTGGTCGTTCAGGCCGCCCCAGCTCCAGTTACCGTTCACGCCGTTCAGGCCGTGCAGCCAGCCCAGTTCGCCGTGCACGCTGTGCACCCAGCTCAGTACGCCGTTCACGCTGTGCACCCAGCTCAGTACGCCGTTCACGCTGCACCCGTTTCCTACGCCACTGCCCACCACGTGACCCCCTTGACCCTTGTCCACCAAGCTCCTTTCACCATCGGCAAGGCCAAGGCTTAAGCAAACCATCTTCATACATCACGAACACAGACCATGAAAACAAACAAGAtgatcacacacgcacacatggcTGCTGCTGGAGGCCCCGGCAACCCATCGTCAATCACGGCTGAACAAATCCTACACAGACTGTTAATGTTGAAAAAAGAAGTTTATAACTTGTTTCCGTTGAGAAAGACATTTTAAATAAATACAAGTTTATTCGCAACTTCGTGAAGTTTTTGTTGCAGTCCACATCTTGCATTTCATTATGCAGGACGTatgaatcaggggcgtagccagaaatttttttcgggggggggggggggggtgttcaaccatactttgtgtatattcgtgcgtgcgtttgtatgtgtgcgtgtatatatacgcaagcaaaactgaaaaatttcgggggggggggggtttgaacccccccaacccccccccccccttggctacgcccctggtatgaaTGGATTGTTCACACTGCCGTATCTTGTTATTTTCGAGAAGTCAAAAAGAATCTTCGCCTGCTGCCTTGTTTCTGATTTCTCGCCGTAAGTCATCGAAACCAATCCTTGCGCTGCTGAACATGTAGCACCTTTAAAATGAAATACGCACGTCATTATTTTCTTTTCATAGGGAGATCGGCACGTGGAAGCAAGACTTGATGGGAAAAAATCTGGATGGACGATTCTAAGGCTTCTAACACGATCTTTGCGATCACTCAACGAATACATATGACTTTCTGTACGAACGAAGAGCAAAATATTCTGTTTTATCACAATTCGCCAACTAGGCATTCGCGAAGATATTCTTTAAAGGCTGATATATTTGCAATCCTCCCCTTTGTCACATATTA
Above is a window of Rhipicephalus sanguineus isolate Rsan-2018 chromosome 3, BIME_Rsan_1.4, whole genome shotgun sequence DNA encoding:
- the LOC125757890 gene encoding cuticle protein 16.8-like — protein: MGTSEGLTHFFFWRHALQVFLCCLLAVAASAPVEEYPPQPYSFSYDTTDEFGTRLTREESGDANNNKVGSYSYTDASGISRTVKYTADAEGFHVTVETNEPGTKTSNPADALYTSAAVEVAPAPAAPPAQFAVHAVHPAQYAVHAVHPAQYAVHAAPVSYATAHHVTPLTLVHQAPFTIGKAKA